Genomic segment of Cryptococcus neoformans var. neoformans JEC21 chromosome 5 sequence:
GAGAAAACTTGGAAGGGTGACTCACTGAAGGGTCGGTGACAAAGCTCTCAAACCTGGCGTTATCGTGGTTGTCCAAGAAAGTACCAAGAAGGGTAGGGTCGGTGAAGTTGCTATTTACATAAGAAACCATGTTGATGAGCTCGCTGAAGCTCTGTCCAGTGCCGTTGAAAGCGCGAACAAGGGGATAATAAACGGGGTAGTTGAAAGGGTTGATAGACGCATTCTTCTGGTAGCCAGCGACATATGGCACATCCGCCAGGAGGACTTCACCCTGGTTGAAGACACCGGCAGCGTTGACGAAATCTGGCCAGAAAGATTGACGAACATGCTTGACGGTATCAATTCGAATGGCATCGAAAGTGTAGTTGGAAACAAGGTCTGTGATCCATTGGTTCCAGTAAGAAACAACAGTGTCACTCTCAGTGTTCAAGTCGGCCAAAGCGACAGAGTCGTCACCAAGCCAACATTGCTCAACGTTGGTCTGGTTGTTGTAGTCAGTGATCCAGCAGAAAGGGTGGTAGTCTTCAGAAGTACTGAAAGGACCGTAAGATTCGGAGGGTTGGAAGGTAGAACTAGACGTGGCAGCGACGTGGTTAACGACGACGTCGACCTGGAGGTACATTCCCCTGGCGTGCAATGAAGAACTCAAAGTCTTAAGGTCATCAGCGGACCCAAAGTTGGAGTTGAGGGACTCGGGATCAAGAGTCCAGTAACCGTGATATGCCTCGCCCTCGCCTGTAGTGCCGCCAATGTTTTCGACGACCGGAGATATCCAGACAGTGTCAAAGCCCATTCCCTGAATATAGTCGAGTTTGTCGGCGAGAGCGGACCAAGTACCACCGCAGTATGTGCGGTCGGCGACATTACAATCGccggttgaagaagaattacGCGCAAATCGATCGGTGACGACTTGGTAGACTGAGCGCGAGCGCATCGCATCAGCATCAAGGGCATATGCTGGGAGGAATgagatgaaggggatgagCGCTAGGGCTGCTTGATAGGTGAGCATGGTGATGTTTATGCTATGTGGTGTTGATGCGGTACTGTAGAAAagcgaggaaagaaagtggaTAAAAAGAGCGAAAGTTTTGAGGAAACCGGAAGAAGTGCGAAGCGGGTCGAGAAATGTCGTAAATGGAGGTTATAAAGGATCTGATGCGCGAGGTCTGTGCGCTATGAGACGATGGAAAGAGTGGAGAACACTCGGTGACGACGCGTGCGGTGGCGGGGCGATGGGGGTGAGCACAActgaggaaggaagaagaaagagttACTAGAAAGCAAAGACCAAAAGCAACCAGCAGTAAACAAGCCCTCCCCCGTCTTCGACGGCTTCGTGTCATTTAGCGCCATTTTCGTGCACAGCTAAAACAGACTTCTATTCTTGCATACATGTATTTCACTCAGGTTATGCGCCTTGTGCGTTTCACGCTTTTTACGGCAGCCGCCATCCGTAATCTGTTTTcgtctcctctcctcctcccctcttCTTATGTGACTCACTCCCCTGTTTactttcttctcgtcctctttttttcctacGAGGGTCCCCCCATCCAAGGAAGCAAGAAACCAGCCGACGAGAAAGAAACGCCTGTGCACTGTGCAGGGTTCATGCGAGAATAAGGGCAATCAAATCTCCGTCCCTGCTAGATCCTGTGCAAGGTTTTTGCTGCGGATTTTTGCGCGCGTTTTGCGTATGCTGCATAATAAAATTGCCCGGGGGCCGTCGTGTACCTGCGCTGCCAACGGCCAGTGGCCACCCCGATACTGCTGGGCGCCCTCGCAACAAGCCATGCCGGAGCATGCATGATCGTTTGCGCTTTGAGATGCCCGTCGTGACCGCCTACGTAGTAGACTACTACGGCCTGCGCTCTGTCTCGATAATCGAAAGTTTTCCACTTATTATGCACCGCTAAACAGGCATGCGGACATCAATCATCTCCgcatcttctctcgctACGTATGCCCCGTCAATATTGCAGTGACAGCAGTCAACGAACCTCCACAGCAAATAACAAACAGCAGCGAGCAGCGCCAAAAGACGTTCTTGTTTGGACCCAGCTTGGCGTAtgatcttctcttcttctgtcctCTGTGTGCTTTGTGTTTTCTAACCTTTATCATGTAAACGTATCGACGGATGGTTCGTcgcatcctcatcatcatttcgTTCTCAGACTGCTCTGCAGCAAGTAATACGTATTGATGACCAGTAGTCGTGGACTGCCACTACTCATAATAATACTACTCGTCGTACTAAATGGAGCAAGTCATCCTTGTTTTTACCCAAGCGTTACTACTATGCTTCGCATACCAATTACACATTCTCAagtcatctcttctctcggTCACCATAATATGGCGGTCTGTAATAACTCACAAAGCAATTGCAGCGATGCAGTTGCTAACATCATTCCGTCCAACATTCAATGATATATCAGATTAGAGATCCAAGAGATGGTACTCTCCGTCATCGACAACCATCAACCATCAACAGAACCGCAAAAAAACCATATCTAGTCCTTGGTATGGCAATCTGCGCATGACCTTAGACTGTAAAAAATACGCAAAACAGCTTGTCGACTGCAGCAGGCCTGTAATTTGCTGGAAAAAATACACCCGCCGAACCACTGTAGGACAGATTACAAGGTAATCGAAAAGTTGCATGACATTGTTTACAGGCTCTCTCGCTCAAGGTTTACCCTCTATTTGGGCCAACATGAAACCAAAGGCCGAAAGCCAGGTTGTTGATTGCAAAATGCAGACCATTACTACAAATGTGTCATGATGTAACTCAACTATGCTATTCACCAAAAATGCCCTTTGCCATCATTTATCTGAAACGCATCGTATTCGTTGTCGCTTGATGGGGTTTTATGAAGCCAATAACAATCCAAGGAATAGAAAGCGTCCCATATACAGATGAGCAAACTATCTAATGAACACAAACAAGGTCAGGGTCATTAATTCTGATCATCAGCTACTTCTTTTCGCAAGTACTACCTTCATTAGCTGTGCGGATCACAAATGCTTGTTATTACTATTGCTCTAATCATGCGCCTATGCGCTCTCATGGATAGGTATCGGTACAActcaaagaagagatgtATATCCTCGGGACCTGTTACCTACCAGATTCCTTTCCATACTATAGTAGGCGCATGATTTTCATGTGCGTATCGTCAGTTCACAAATCTTCGAGTTATTGCTTTTTAACTCTGAGTAAAAATGGCACTAGCCAAAGTTGGATCGGATATATCATCTCATTTCGGTAATCTGCTAATGAAATGACCGTTTAAACAAGAAACATAAATGAGGAGGAACAGCTGTGAAGAGCGATGATGAATCAT
This window contains:
- a CDS encoding Alpha-amylase precursor, putative, with protein sequence MLTYQAALALIPFISFLPAYALDADAMRSRSVYQVVTDRFARNSSSTGDCNVADRTYCGGTWSALADKLDYIQGMGFDTVWISPVVENIGGTTGEGEAYHGYWTLDPESLNSNFGSADDLKTLSSSLHARGMYLQVDVVVNHVAATSSSTFQPSESYGPFSTSEDYHPFCWITDYNNQTNVEQCWLGDDSVALADLNTESDTVVSYWNQWITDLVSNYTFDAIRIDTVKHVRQSFWPDFVNAAGVFNQGEVLLADVPYVAGYQKNASINPFNYPVYYPLVRAFNGTGQSFSELINMVSYVNSNFTDPTLLGTFLDNHDNARFESFVTDPSLIKNAQAYPLVTDGIPYVYYGSEAGFNGGNDPENREPMWTSNYDTSSDMYKFFTSLNAARSAAGNASSTFYTDKMTLSQPSESTLLVAKKPLMSVFSNSGSSASNTSVSVDSSSSGWAASTNVIDALTCESFTTDDSGNLAVTIYQGEPRVLIEDSQKGSLCGGSSSNSSSTSNDSGAGMTTKVSGWVALAGVFVAGLQVLL